The nucleotide sequence GAGCCGAATAAAACGCATACGAAAAGCCGCACCTGATCGGGTGCGGCTTTTTACATCTCTCGCCTCCCCTGTGCAAGGGGAGGTGGATTTCGCCGAAGGCGAAAGACGGAGAGGTTGTGCATTCACGCACACAGCCGGAATTAAACCAACAACCCCTCAGCCTCGGGCGGCATACACCGCCCTCGACAGCTCCCCTTACACAGGGGAGCCTTATTTACGCGAGCCCTGCGGCTTTGCGGAGGATTTGGAGTGCGTCTGCAACCGTCACGGCTCCGTCGCCGTCAACGTCGCCGAGGATCGCGCTTCTCGTGCCCTTCGTCGCTACAGCAACATCAAGTCCCGCGGCGATACGCAGCGCGCGCAGCGCGTCGGAAACGGTTATCTCACCGTCGCCGTCCATATCACCGGCGAGCTCTTCATTATTCTCGTCTATCGGCTTTTCTTCATCTATTATTTCATAAGGAACGCCGTTTTCTTCGGCGTAGGTCTGCGCATACGAGCCCTCGTATACCGCCATAACTATATCCGTAGGCGTCGGAACGTTGAAATAGAAAAGCCCCATGCCGATGCTTGTAACGCTTCTGGGAATAACGATCCTGCGCAAAGAGGCGCATGCCAGGAAAGCGAAATCGCCGATGCTTTCAAGGCCTTCGGGGAGGTTCACTTCCTCGAGCGATATAAAATTTGTAAACGTCCACGACTCTATTCTTTTTATGCTTGAGGGGATCGTGATACTCTTCAGATAATTACAACTCAGGAAAGCGCCTTCGCCTATACGTTCCACGTTATCCGGGATCTCGAATTGCTCAAAGCTCAAGCCGGATACCATTTGATCGCCTATCTCGGTTATCGACTCCGGAAGCTTGAGCTCGGTCAGGCCCTTGCAGCCGGAAAACGCGCCGGGGCCGATATCCGTCACTCCTTCCGGTATGTCGAGCGCTTCGAGATTGTTGCAGGCCTGGAACGCGCTTCTTCCTATGGACTTCAAGCTCTTCGGAAGTATTACGTCGTCTTTCAGCGACTTGCAATTCTCAAAAGCATAATCGGCAATGTGCTCCGTGCCGCGTTTGACGACGAAGAACTCGAGTTTGGTATTCTCTTTGACCTTTATCAGCCACTTGCCGATATAGAGAGCATCCATTCGCCAGTTCTTTGCGTCTTCATAATAGCGCGTTTTCTTAAAAGCTTCATTGCCTATATGCTGAACGCTGTCGGGAATATCGATGACCACGTTATAGGTAAACGCGCCCGCGCCGATATCCACTACGCCGCTACCGATCTGTATCTCGCCAAAGTACGCATAACGGAAAGCGTAATCTCCGATCACGGCAAGACTATCCGGCATATGGAAATCTTTACTTTCAAGAGTGCATTCACAGAAAGCATAGTCGCCTATTTCTTCAACGCCTTCCGGCAGAACGAGCGTTTTCAATTTGGCAGAAAAGAACGCGCTGTCGCCGATGGTTTTAACGCTCGCGGGGATCTCTATGCTTTCTATCTGCTGGCAGTTATAGAACGCATAGTCGCCTATCGTCGTTACGCCGTCTTCGATGACGACGCTCGTGATATCCGTTCCCCACGGGGCGAGGTCGTCTAAATCGGGGCGTTCAACGGCGTATGACTGATGAGCGTTATATTTCAGATAATTGTTCATCGGGCCGGTGCCGCTGATGGTCAGGACGCCATCCTCGAGCGTC is from Clostridia bacterium and encodes:
- a CDS encoding leucine-rich repeat protein, which produces MKNLSKILSAILTAVMLLSLFTVPAVVHAEGGVCGENLTWTLEDGVLTISGTGPMNNYLKYNAHQSYAVERPDLDDLAPWGTDITSVVIEDGVTTIGDYAFYNCQQIESIEIPASVKTIGDSAFFSAKLKTLVLPEGVEEIGDYAFCECTLESKDFHMPDSLAVIGDYAFRYAYFGEIQIGSGVVDIGAGAFTYNVVIDIPDSVQHIGNEAFKKTRYYEDAKNWRMDALYIGKWLIKVKENTKLEFFVVKRGTEHIADYAFENCKSLKDDVILPKSLKSIGRSAFQACNNLEALDIPEGVTDIGPGAFSGCKGLTELKLPESITEIGDQMVSGLSFEQFEIPDNVERIGEGAFLSCNYLKSITIPSSIKRIESWTFTNFISLEEVNLPEGLESIGDFAFLACASLRRIVIPRSVTSIGMGLFYFNVPTPTDIVMAVYEGSYAQTYAEENGVPYEIIDEEKPIDENNEELAGDMDGDGEITVSDALRALRIAAGLDVAVATKGTRSAILGDVDGDGAVTVADALQILRKAAGLA